From the genome of Cucumis sativus cultivar 9930 unplaced genomic scaffold, Cucumber_9930_V3 scaffold115, whole genome shotgun sequence, one region includes:
- the LOC116405530 gene encoding transcription factor ILR3-like: SIICHRYPQIPNLLRFLSSSKIHLPPFSPSSILPALTLTLLFSISLQFSFHLFSNSSGRKILLFSDNLAFFFFNNCLRNGIPENPNWLFDYGLIEDIPVPDGNFPVASSSFSWPIQPFNGAHDSGVEIDGSLADLDGRLESGSKKRVRSDSCSASSSKACREKLRRDRLNDKFLELGSILDPGRPPKTDKAAILVDAVRMVNQLRSETQKLKESNSSLQEKIKELKAEKNELRDEKQRLKADKERLEQQVKSIPAQQPGFLPPPIPTFPAQGQAGNKLVPFIGYHPSVAMWQFMPPAAVDTSQDHVLRPPVA; encoded by the exons TCGATCATCTGCCATCGCTACCCTCAAATCCCTAATCTTCTTCGATTCTTGTCGTCCTCTAAAATCCACCTTCCTCCATTTTCTCCCTCCTCAATCCTTCCAGCCCTAACCCTAACTCTCCTCTTCTcaatttctcttcaattttctttccatcttttttccaATTCTTCTGGTcggaaaattttattattttccgACAATCTCgcgttcttttttttcaataactgTTTGAGAAATGGTATCCCCGAAAATCCCAATTGGTTGTTCGATTATGGTTTGATCGAAGACATCCCTGTACCCGATGGGAATTTCCCGGTCGCGAGCTCAAGCTTCTCTTGGCCTATTCAGCCCTTTAACGGCGCCCATGATTCCGG TGTGGAAATTGATGGTTCGTTGGCAGATCTGGATGGCCGTCTAGAATCAGGCTCAAAGAAGCG GGTTAGATCTGATTCATGTAGTGCATCAAGCTCCAAAGCATGTAGGGAGAAATTGCGGAGGGATAGGCTCAATGACAA GTTTCTGGAACTGGGCTCCATTTTGGATCCTGGAAGACCACCCAAAACTGACAAGGCTGCAATTTTAGTTGATGCAGTTCGAATGGTGAATCAGCTACGTAGTGAAACGCAGAAACTAAAGGAATCGAATTCAAGTCTCCAGGAGAAGATCAAAGAGTTGAAG GCTGAGAAGAACGAGCTTCGCGACGAGAAGCAGAGGCTCAAGGCAGATAAGGAGAGGCTAGAGCAGCAAGTAAAGTCCATTCCTGCTCAACAACCTGGCTTCTTACCTCCACCAATACCCACATTTCCTGCTCAGGGTCAAGCTGGCAATAAGTTAGTTCCTTTCATTGGTTACCACCCTAGTGTTGCCATGTGGCAATTCATGCCACCTGCTGCGGTGGACACGTCACAGGATCACGTACTCCGGCCACCTGTTGCCTAA
- the LOC116405531 gene encoding protein PELPK2-like produces MATHRFSISAILCPWCVMLMNFEFLITKASARHLLELQLPKEPKELPKPQIPILPMSELLPLPKVELPSLPHLPPLEKRKLSDDLSKPQIPKLPKLPNLPKPELPKLPELPILPH; encoded by the coding sequence atggCCACTCATCGCTTCTCAATCTCTGCAATTCTCTGTCCTTGGTGCGttatgttgatgaattttgagtttttgatCACGAAAGCGAGCGCAAGGCATCTCTTAGAGCTGCAATTGCCTAAGGAACCGAAGGAGCTTCCAAAACCACAAATACCTATTTTGCCAATGTCCGAGCTTCTTCCCCTACCAAAGGTTGAGTTACCTTCACTGCCCCACCTTCCACCTTTGGAAAAGCGTAAACTTTCTGATGACTTGTCTAAACCCCAGATTCCTAAATTGCCAAAATTGCCAAATCTGCCTAAACCAGAACTCCCTAAGTTACCTGAGTTGCCCATCCTCCCACATTAA